A genome region from Geminicoccus roseus DSM 18922 includes the following:
- a CDS encoding sensor histidine kinase, producing the protein MSDPESTADEVHRLEALRALRILDTAPEAAFDDLTRVASRICGMPIALVTLVDERRQWFKSEIGLGMSETGLDRSVCVHAIREPDILVVPDLTADPRFRDNPLVTGMPHLRFYAGVPLRTGTGLTLGTLCVLDTRPNSLDEHQLDTLRVLGRQVMNLLDLRRANAALDQAVAERDQADKDNTALLHELQHRFKNSLQTIDSLISLQSRREATPEGRNAITRMRDRLRPLYLIQDRQQPVRMGSVDVRAYLHDIVRCVGDLHRSRGVQADVVEHLVDLEVPREKALPLGLVVSEFVDNSFRHAIPSGGKKVAIELERHDAGKVRLTLADDGPGFASAPQLPNTGLGLQLITALSGQIGAAPVWDNENGAKLILEFAVV; encoded by the coding sequence ATGAGTGATCCTGAATCGACGGCCGACGAGGTTCACCGGCTGGAGGCGCTGCGGGCCTTGCGGATCCTCGACACCGCTCCGGAAGCTGCCTTCGACGATCTCACGCGGGTCGCGTCGCGCATCTGCGGCATGCCGATCGCCCTGGTGACGCTGGTGGACGAACGCCGGCAGTGGTTCAAGTCCGAGATCGGACTCGGCATGTCGGAGACGGGGCTGGACAGGTCGGTATGCGTGCACGCGATCCGCGAGCCCGACATCCTGGTCGTTCCGGACCTAACGGCCGATCCCCGCTTCCGTGACAACCCGCTGGTGACCGGCATGCCGCACCTGCGGTTCTATGCCGGAGTTCCGCTGCGGACCGGGACGGGCCTCACCCTCGGCACGCTGTGCGTTCTCGATACACGACCGAACAGCCTGGACGAGCACCAGCTCGACACGCTGCGGGTCCTGGGCCGTCAGGTCATGAACCTCCTGGATCTGCGCCGGGCCAATGCCGCCCTCGACCAGGCCGTGGCGGAGCGTGACCAGGCCGACAAGGACAACACGGCCCTGCTCCATGAACTGCAGCACCGGTTCAAGAACAGCCTGCAGACCATCGACAGCCTGATCAGCCTGCAGAGCCGGCGGGAGGCCACGCCTGAGGGCAGGAACGCGATCACCCGGATGCGCGACCGCCTGCGGCCGCTCTACCTGATCCAGGACCGGCAGCAGCCGGTGAGGATGGGCTCGGTGGACGTGCGCGCCTACCTCCACGACATCGTACGCTGCGTGGGAGACCTCCATCGCAGCAGGGGGGTGCAGGCGGACGTCGTCGAGCACCTGGTCGATCTTGAAGTGCCCAGGGAGAAGGCCCTTCCGCTCGGGCTGGTGGTGAGCGAGTTTGTCGACAACAGCTTCCGCCATGCCATTCCTTCTGGCGGAAAGAAGGTGGCAATCGAGCTTGAGCGCCACGATGCCGGCAAGGTGCGCCTGACGCTTGCTGATGATGGACCAGGGTTCGCTAGCGCCCCGCAACTGCCCAACACCGGACTTGGCCTGCAGTTGATCACTGCGCTGAGCGGGCAGATTGGTGCAGCACCGGTCTGGGACAATGAGAACGGCGCGAAGCTGATCTTGGAGTTTGCCGTGGTCTGA